The sequence GAGCCGGTGAGGCTGCCCGAGGTCCAGGAGCGGAAGTAGCGCCGCCCGTCCGAGCCGATCGCCTCGACGAGCAGCAGGTACTGATTGCCGCCCTGCACCTTGTAGACGTTGCTCGCCTCGAACAGGGCGTATTTGTCGGAGTCCTGAGCGGCGATGACGGTGTTGGTGAAGCCGTTCGGGAACTGGCCGACGGTGGTCTGCGAGCGGTAGAGGTGCCCGTTGTCGTCGGAGGAGAACAGGAAGCAGTGCACGCTGTCGCAGATCACCCAGATGTCGACCCAGTAGCCGTTGCCGATGTGCTGCTTGATGATGTCGGGCATCGACGCGTAGAAGTTGCGGGGCGCGCTCCAGCCGTCGGGGTTGCTGATGTCCGGATTGGTGGAGTACGAGGCGTTGCCCGTCTGGTAGACGAGGTACCACAGCTTCTGCGGCGCGTAGTAGAAGACCTGCGGTGCGGCCCGGTATCCGGTGCCGATGGCCGAGCGGTCCAGGTAGTGGTGGGTGGCCGCGCCGGCCTGCGACCAGTCGCTGAAGCTGAGGTAGACCAGGCTGTAGCCGGAGGAGCTGGCCACGCTGGCGAAGACGTGCCACTTGCCGTTGAAGCGGACGATGGACGGATCCTTGATCCCGGCGATCTGGTGCGTGGCGTCCGGCTTCGGCGCGATCAGCGGGCCGCTGGAGGACCAGCTGAAGCTCGACGGCAGCGCTGCGGCGGCGGATGTCCGCGTGGCTGCCGTACCGCCGAGGGCGGACAGTACGGCGCTGTACGCCGGTTTCTTGTTGCCGGCGGCGTCGAACAGCAGCGGGCTGTCGCCGCTGCGCCAGGAGTCGCTGTCGCGGATGCCCCACACGCTGATGCCGGTGCAGCGGGCGACGCCCATGCACGCCTTGACCGTGTCCGCGTACGCCGTCGCCGGGGCCCGGGCGATGTCCAGCTCGGTGATCTGTACGTCCACGCCGAGCGCGGCGAAGTTCGACAGGGTGGCGCCGAAGCTCGCGGGCGGCCCGGAGCTGCCGAAGTGGCTCTGGAAGCCGACACAGTCGATCGGTACGCCACGGGACTTGAAGTCGCGCACCATGCGGTAGACGGCCTGGGTCTTGGCGTCGGACCAGTTCTCGATGTTGTAGTCGTTGTAGCAGAGCTTGGCGGCGGGGTCGGCCGAGCGGGCGGTGCGGAAGGCGTCCTCGATATAGCCGTCGCCGAGGACCTTCTGGAAGACGGAGGCCCGGCGCGCACCACTGCTGCCGTCCGCGAACGCCTCGTTGACCACGTCCCAGGCGTAGATCTTCCCCTTGAAGTGACTCTCTTCCGTGGTGATGTGATGGCGCATCACGCCGCGCAGCGTGGTGGCGTCCGTGATCGCCGAGACCCAGCTGGGCAGTTGGGAGTGCCAGACCAGGGTGTGGCCCCGGACGCGCTGTCCGTGGCCGGTGGCGTGCGCGACGATCTGGTCCGCGGGGGCGAAGTTGAAGGAGTCCCGGGAGCGCTCCGTGGTGTCCCACTTCATCTCGTTCTCGGGTGTGACCGTCGTGAACTCGCGGTCGAGGATCGTCGTGTACGTCCCGTCACCGAGCTTCCCGCCGGCTACCGCGGTGCCGAAGTACCGTCCGGACTGGGCGGCTTGGGCGCCGAGCGTGCCGGCCCGCACCGGTGCGGGCTGGGCGCCGGCCGTTCCGGTGGTGGCCGCGAGCGTGGCGGCGACGAGTGCGCCCAGCAGCGCGCTCAGGCGTCGGCCGGGCCGTCGGTGTTTCGCCGCAGGTAATGGCGTGAGCATGACAGTACCCTTCGTCGGAGTTCGGTATGCCGAACGGCGATCGATGTTCCGGATGCAGGGGATGATAGGAGGGGGTGACGGGGCGTCAATACCCCTCGCATCATTCGAGGTTCGGAGCGAAATATTTCGAAGACCGGGCGTCTGTCTATCGCAGGTGATCGGCGCCCAGACCGTTCGAGAGTGCGCGGGCGCAGGTCCTGACGGCGGAGAGCACGGACCCGCACACCTTGCCGTCGTCGCAGATGCGCTCGCTCGCTCCTGTGGCACTCACCGCGGCGACAACGGCCTTCCGCCTGTCCCGGATCGGTACCGCGACGGAGAGCATGCCGGCGCACGCCGGTGCGGGGGCGCAGGCCCAGCCCTGGTCGCGCACGCTCCGCAAAATGTGCTCAGGAGCCGCCGGAGCGCCGGACGGCCTCGGCCTGTGGGCGTCCAGAACCATGCCCAGGGCGCTCCTCTCGAACGACGCCACTGTGCCGGTCTCCGGTATGAGATCGGCGGCGCCGGGCCGAAAGACATGATGGACGA comes from Streptomyces sp. FXJ1.172 and encodes:
- a CDS encoding IclR family transcriptional regulator gives rise to the protein MPGPIQSLSRAAAVLRLLATGERQFGLSDTASRLGLPKGTVYGILHTLRQEGFVEQDPTSGKYRLGAELARMGGSYLQTHDIRAHALVWADDLARVTKETVHVGVPHPSGVLIVHHVFRPGAADLIPETGTVASFERSALGMVLDAHRPRPSGAPAAPEHILRSVRDQGWACAPAPACAGMLSVAVPIRDRRKAVVAAVSATGASERICDDGKVCGSVLSAVRTCARALSNGLGADHLR
- a CDS encoding non-reducing end alpha-L-arabinofuranosidase family hydrolase, encoding MLTPLPAAKHRRPGRRLSALLGALVAATLAATTGTAGAQPAPVRAGTLGAQAAQSGRYFGTAVAGGKLGDGTYTTILDREFTTVTPENEMKWDTTERSRDSFNFAPADQIVAHATGHGQRVRGHTLVWHSQLPSWVSAITDATTLRGVMRHHITTEESHFKGKIYAWDVVNEAFADGSSGARRASVFQKVLGDGYIEDAFRTARSADPAAKLCYNDYNIENWSDAKTQAVYRMVRDFKSRGVPIDCVGFQSHFGSSGPPASFGATLSNFAALGVDVQITELDIARAPATAYADTVKACMGVARCTGISVWGIRDSDSWRSGDSPLLFDAAGNKKPAYSAVLSALGGTAATRTSAAAALPSSFSWSSSGPLIAPKPDATHQIAGIKDPSIVRFNGKWHVFASVASSSGYSLVYLSFSDWSQAGAATHHYLDRSAIGTGYRAAPQVFYYAPQKLWYLVYQTGNASYSTNPDISNPDGWSAPRNFYASMPDIIKQHIGNGYWVDIWVICDSVHCFLFSSDDNGHLYRSQTTVGQFPNGFTNTVIAAQDSDKYALFEASNVYKVQGGNQYLLLVEAIGSDGRRYFRSWTSGSLTGSWSPLAASESNPFTRASNVAFPSGAWTKDISHGEMIRAGYDQTLTIPACHLQYLYQGLDPSASGDYNNLPWRLGLLTQTGSTC